The segment ttgaccagttTGGATAAATACCGTCCGTGAGGTAGTACGCCAAATTATACATGTGTCCGTTGACCACGTACTCTACCCTCGGAGCCCGACCTTGaataatgtcatcaaaaacaggagaccgatcgaggacattaatatcgtttaaggtaCCTGGTAGACCGAAGAaagcgtgccatatccaaagatcttgtgaagcTACTGCCTCTAACACAATTGACGGTTTTGTTGATCCCCGGGTGTACTGTCCTTTCCAAGCCGTTGGGCAATTTTTCCACCtccaatgcatacagtcgatgcttccTACCATCCCCGGAAACCCGCGTATCTCTCCAATATGGAGTAGTCGCTGAAGATCCTCGTCTGTCGGTCTTCGTAGATACTCATTACCAAATAACTGAATTATTCCTTCATTAAAATGCTTTAAACACGAAATTGCCGTGCTTTCACCAACTCTGAGATATTCATCAACCGCGTCAGCTGCAGAACCATAAGCAAGGAGACGAATGGCGGCTgtacatttttgtagtggtGAAAGACCAAACCTCCCCGTGGCATCTCTTCTTTGTTGAAAGAATGGAACGTGTTCTGAGAGGCGATGGACAATACGCAAGAATAATTCTTTATTCATACGAAAACGGCGTCTGAATAAATACGGCGGAAATGTCGCATCTTCACTGAAGTAATCATTCCATAATCGGTTGTGTCCGATTTCGCGGTCTCGTTCTATATAAGCGCGTTTCTTCGGCTTAGAGGGTTGGGCTTCCAAAATGTTGATGTAGGTTTCATCTATGATATCGTCGATAATTTCGTCCAATCTTTCTTCAACTTCATCGGATGACGATGATGACATTTTTTTAGTATCTCCTGGAAAAAAATTATGGTTCGTTTAactgaaagaaagaaataaaaattaaaattttagtagaaacaaaacatgatatttttttataatcctTACTTTGATTCCTTTGAATTTTGCATATTACTTCAtagataattaaaaattcaaactAAACATGTTTAAATTCATAGATAATAATTAACAAACGTTGATGATTTGTATTCGATCTAATGGAAACTAAGTATAGATCAAAATAAAACGTTGATGATTTGTATTCGATTAACCAAATGTTAATGATTTTACCTTGAACCAAGACGTTTAAAGACACGGTTTTACCTTCTCACCTTTCTACCTGTGCTATTTTGCTTGAACCAAGAAGTTTAAAGAGATTGAAAGAGTTAATAGAGAAGAGTTTGTTTGATTCAAAGAGAAGCATTCAGAATTTGATAGACATTACAAGTACTAATAAGTAGGGAAAGAGAACAAAGTTGCATACAAGAAATAAACTAAAACGATAAAACAGCTGCACTTATAGAAGTGAACCTTGACACCCGTGACTTCCTCCACACCCGTGACAAACTTCAAACTCCCGTGAATGCGATAAAGACCAACAGACTCTGACTACTCCAGACAGACACTCCCGTGACTTCTACACCtgctaaaacaaataaaacaagcGTTAGTAAACAACAAACATGAAATAATTACTTGTAACAGCTAACTACTCGACATGTTACTACCTACACTCATAACATATTAGACATAAGTTTCAGCTGAAGAGCTTTTTCCATCTCAGTAAGAGGATCTTTTTTGGCGAGTAGACGGTCAAGCAACTTCTGCTTAGAGAGTTTATCTTTCATTTCCATTATGACTTGTATTTGAGACAAGGACTCTTCTGcaacactcttcttcttcttcgtagcAGCTTTAGCTGCCTTGACCCCCACGGGTCTAAccacttcttcttctctaacACCCTCCACCCCTTTGCGCTTTTCCTTCCCACTCCCCTTAGCCAAATAGGTAGAGGACCATTTCTGGTCATGCCTCAACTCTCTCCAGGCATGTTCCATGCTAAACTTGACCGAGTACTGATTGGAGAAGTTATCCAAAGCAGCTATCATGACATCATCATCGTTTTGCCCACTACTCTGCTCCCTCAGTGCTGTGTCATAGCAGCCTACGAACTTGCACACTTGCTCGTTAATCCGAGCCCACCTCTGCTTGCACTGACCAAGCTCTCTAGGCACTGTTCCCACCAGTTGAGGGCTTTTGTTGTAGTAGTCAACAATGCGGCTCCAGAACCTAGCAGCTTTCTGCTCATTGCTCACCACCGCATCCTTACTCGTGTTAAGCCAAGCTCCGATTAGGATTTTGTCCTCCTTAGTAGACCAAGGCCTCCTCTCCTTCCTAACAGGAGAGTCCACAGCAGGAGACGCATCAGGACCTTGGGTCCCGAACCAAAAAGGTTCGGGTGAATCAAGGTCCACTGGGGACTGAGATTGACTAAACAGGAGGTTAACATAACTTGTATTGTTCGCAGCCATGTTTTCAGATTTGTCTAACTCAGAATTTTGGTAGCTAACTTAAGTAGGGGAGCTTAAACTAAGAAACATTTAAAGTTGCAGTTGGGAAGCTAACTAGTTCTATTAAACACCAATCAAATCAACCTAAGACCCATTTGTAAAGCTGGAAAACATTATAACCAATCAAATCCGAGGCGttgaaaattttaaagagaCTATGAAGGTTTAGGTACTTGCATTTATATTTGGTAGCTACTTGCATTTATAtttgaaacaaaagagagaaTGAAGGTTTAGTATTGTACCTAGTTAAAGAGACACTGCTTTTGTAGACTTTGCTTTACGTCTTCGAACTTATTCCTGCAAATAAATGAGATCAAACAGTCACAACGTTATACAAAATGGCTTTAACAATACCAAAGCAGAGTACACATACTTACCAGACATGTACATGACCGCGAAACCTAAAAGAACGGTCAAGACTGAGACCATTATCCTCATATAGGGCTTCTTGACCGCCCATACGCTCTTCTTTTGCTCGCAGACGGTCTTCTGTAGCTCACAAACTGTCTTCTGTAGCTTAACCACGTTCTGATCACACTGAAAAGCTTGATCCTTAAGCAGCCTCATTTCTCTCTTAACCTCAGTCATCTCCTCCGTAACAGCTACGTCCCACCATTTCCAAATGTGGCATTCCCCATCATCCACATTGGGGCAGGTGTAGTACCTTCTCCCTGGATCTTTATGCGTGTGAGATCTGGCAATTTCCGGCTCAGAACCACAGTAGCAAGTCGTCGGTATTCCATCGTCAGCCTCGGGTGAAGGTGTGTACTGAAACGACTCTGCAATGTACAAACTACTCTCAGCTTCATCCTTGTAAATTTGAGCTTCTGCTTCAAGAAGATACGTCAAGTCAAGCTCGTCTGATGAAGAAGGCTGTGTGTATGAATAATCTTGTCCCATGATGActaaacctgaaaaaaaaatgtttacgcAGTGAGAATAAGACAAACAAACGCAAAAGACATGAACAGATTTATAGCAACACATAACAAACATATAACAAACAAATGAATGACCACCCGTTCCATCTCTGAAACCATCAAATTATTTTCGGGTTGAACCCCATAATCGATTGAAAACCGTTTATCAAAACATCCCCAAATCTTTTCGAATACACCTAAGCCGAACCCAAAGTCGCGACCCAACTAGAAACCCTAATCGATTCAAAATACAAATATGAAATAGAAAACACGAATGAGAACGAAATCAatctccccaagaagaaaccCTAATCGATTCAAAATCCATATATGAAATCTAAACCACAAATGAGAACGAAATCAatctccccaagaagaaaccCTAATCGAATCAAGAGAGGAACCCACTGATTTACCTGATCTTCGCCGAGGATCGGAATCGCCGTTGAGCTTTTGTTTTTCCTTCACCGTGATGATTTTTTCACCACAAATAAACACGAGATTATTCAGCGTCTCAAATGCCACGTCGATAAGGATTGGGTATCGAaaacctcttccataaggattAATCCTTCTCAATACGAGcccatttattattattataatccaAAACCCATAAGGACTTGGGCTTAAGGATTCGATAAATACACCGTTGTAGTTgctctaaaataatatatgtatatacattgtAGAAATTAAACCACTCTCATTATATTATAGAAACAGAAGGAGTAAAACATAATTGAAGGCTCATTATTCCTTATCCCGTTTTAATACCAATACAGAAAAGGCCATCAAATAACAGACATAAAGCATTTTATTGTATCAGTAGCCCTTGCTTAGTATCTTCAAGGATTTTAGCTGAAATTAACATCATACTTAGGCTGTTGACTAGGAAGAAACATCCCCCAAAACTTCTCAAGCTCAGGAGGACCCTTCTGATTCTCATCGAACATAGCGAATATATAAGTCTCTATAGCTTTCCCTGGCTTTCTCGGAGTTCCACCCTTCACATGTTGTATCAAATTATTAACATAAGTCATAGCATTCTCCACGCTAGTCCCTGCTCCTCCCTCCGTGGGCCAACCACTCTCCGACACCACGATTTCCAACGACCCTCCGCCTGATTTCTCCAGTGCTGCGTAGACCGCGTCAAGATTGGCGTCGAAGAGGTTTGTGTAAGAGTATGGGTCGTCATTGACTACAGGGGTCGGTTTGAACAAAGCGTACTCAAGGGGGATGGAGTTCATGTTGTCCTTGTAGCTGAAGTAAGGGTAGTTATTCAAAAGCAGAGGAGATTGCTTGCTTACCAAGAATTCTATCACCGGTTGGAGAAAGTTCTTGTACTCATCCGTGAATCTACCGTTCGATGGAGGGTACGTGTCCGTGGTGGCTCCCATGTCTATAGACGTGGACACCTTGATCGCGAGGCCTGCTCCAGAAACCGCGTTATCGATGTTTTGCATGGCCTGGAAGAGAATACTACCGGCTGACTCCGAGGGTTTCACCTCGTTTCCCACCGTGATGTAACGGAACCTGACACCGTCGTAGTTCTTGACGTTGTTTTGGACCCACGCGTCGGCCTCCGCTTGGCTGGAGGCGACACGTTCGAGGTCTGTTTTGGGAACGTCGAGGATGAGCTCGATGTCGGAGTTGCGGAGAGCGTTGAGAGCATCTGCGTCTGGAGCGTAAAGCCGCATCCGCTGAATGTTTCTCCGCTTGTAAAGAGCCACAACGTCCGAGGGACTTGGC is part of the Brassica rapa cultivar Chiifu-401-42 chromosome A09, CAAS_Brap_v3.01, whole genome shotgun sequence genome and harbors:
- the LOC103842321 gene encoding putative nuclease HARBI1, which produces MSSSSSDEVEERLDEIIDDIIDETYINILEAQPSKPKKRAYIERDREIGHNRLWNDYFSEDATFPPYLFRRRFRMNKELFLRIVHRLSEHVPFFQQRRDATGRFGLSPLQKCTAAIRLLAYGSAADAVDEYLRVGESTAISCLKHFNEGIIQLFGNEYLRRPTDEDLQRLLHIGEIRGFPGMVGSIDCMHWRWKNCPTAWKGQYTRGSTKPSIVLEAVASQDLWIWHAFFGLPGTLNDINVLDRSPVFDDIIQGRAPRVEYVVNGHMYNLAYYLTDGIYPNWSTFIQSISLPQGPKAELFAKLQESTRKDVERAFGVLQARFAIVKNPALSWDQQQIGMTMRACIILHNMIVENERDGYGTQYDPSEFEEEDVASSSRVHKSRGTDIPPSINEMRATRIQIRESEIHHQLKNDLIENIWNKFGDEN
- the LOC103833632 gene encoding glutathione S-transferase T3-like, giving the protein MAANNTSYVNLLFSQSQSPVDLDSPEPFWFGTQGPDASPAVDSPVRKERRPWSTKEDKILIGAWLNTSKDAVVSNEQKAARFWSRIVDYYNKSPQLVGTVPRELGQCKQRWARINEQVCKFVGCYDTALREQSSGQNDDDVMIAALDNFSNQYSVKFSMEHAWRELRHDQKWSSTYLAKGSGKEKRKGVEGVREEEVVRPVGVKAAKAATKKKKSVAEESLSQIQVIMEMKDKLSKQKLLDRLLAKKDPLTEMEKALQLKLMSNML
- the LOC103841629 gene encoding glucan endo-1,3-beta-glucosidase, acidic isoform, which codes for MKMSESRILYLSPMLLILLSLLMASFLDTTAAQIGVCYGMSGDPRPSPSDVVALYKRRNIQRMRLYAPDADALNALRNSDIELILDVPKTDLERVASSQAEADAWVQNNVKNYDGVRFRYITVGNEVKPSESAGSILFQAMQNIDNAVSGAGLAIKVSTSIDMGATTDTYPPSNGRFTDEYKNFLQPVIEFLVSKQSPLLLNNYPYFSYKDNMNSIPLEYALFKPTPVVNDDPYSYTNLFDANLDAVYAALEKSGGGSLEIVVSESGWPTEGGAGTSVENAMTYVNNLIQHVKGGTPRKPGKAIETYIFAMFDENQKGPPELEKFWGMFLPSQQPKYDVNFS